From the Mangifera indica cultivar Alphonso chromosome 10, CATAS_Mindica_2.1, whole genome shotgun sequence genome, one window contains:
- the LOC123228451 gene encoding protein BASIC PENTACYSTEINE4-like translates to MDDGRQHESGRYKPDYYKGAHTQAWNVTPRHQLKEPPSNALIMNKKIMAILAERDAAIQERNLALSEKREALVAQDQALKERDKALAERDDALIARDNALATLQYWETSVNYPVGGGVQRGGKRMHHPTYHPSDVTESLNSGDVHITDAFPLSVISSETAKPHQTKWMKENKSVMSKASASPRKVKKVGEDLNKKAAPEGKKVKSNWENQDTGLKLINFDESIMPVPVCSCTGSPHQCYKWGNGGWQSSCCTTTLSSYPLPQMPNKRHARVGGRKMSGSVFMKLLSRLAAEGHDPSVPLDLKNYWAKHGTNRYITIK, encoded by the exons ATGGATGACGGCAGGCAACATGAAAGTGGGAGATATAAGCCAGATTATTACAAAGGGGCACATACACAGGCA TGGAATGTGACGCCCCGTCATCAATTGAAGGAACCACCAAGTAATGCCTTGATCATGAATAAGAAGATCATGGCCATTCTGGCAGAGAGGGATGCTGCTATACAGGAGCGGAATTTAGCACTATCAGAAAAGAGGGAAGCCTTAGTTGCTCAAGATCAGGCACTTAAGGAGCGAGACAAAGCCCTTGCTGAGCGTGATGATGCCCTGATAGCCCGTGACAATGCCTTAGCCACATTACAATACTGGGAAACATCTGTTAACTATCCAGTGGGTGGTGGGGTTCAACGTGGAGGAAAGCGTATGCACCACCCGACATACCATCCAAGTGATGTAACAGAATCCCTTAATTCAGGGGATGTGCACATAACTGACGCCTTCCCCCTATCAGTCATTTCTTCTGAAACAGCCAAGCCACAtcaaacaaaatggatgaaagAGAACAAATCAGTTATGTCAAAGGCATCTGCTTCACCAAGAAAGGTGAAGAAGGTGGGTGAGGATTTGAATAAGAAAGCTGCTCCTGAAGGGAAGAAGGTAAAGTCTAACTGGGAAAATCAAGATACAGGGTTGAAACTGATCAACTTTGATGAATCAATAATGCCTGTGCCAGTTTGCTCATGTACCGGCAGTCCCCATCAATGTTACAAATGGGGAAACGGTGGCTGGCAGTCATCTTGTTGCACAACCACCTTGTCATCATATCCACTGCCACAGATGCCAAACAAGCGGCATGCCCGTGTGGGAGGCCGAAAGATGAGTGGTAGCGTCTTTATGAAATTACTAAGCCGACTGGCAGCTGAAGGTCATGATCCGTCAGTACCACTCGATCTCAAGAACTATTGGGCCAAACATGGGACCAATCGATACATTACCATCAAGTAA
- the LOC123227467 gene encoding bZIP transcription factor 29-like isoform X2 — MGDCEEGNGGNTDMMQRIQSSFGTSSSSIPKHQTLLSKNQLDIAQLNPNQMRARHFSHFAANISGDNSKRVGIPPSHPNQIPPLSPYSSIPVSRPLNQQMGVQNFSPGPAHSRSLSQPSSFFSLDSLPPLSPSPFRDSPSTSISDQVSTDVSMEDRDASSHMILPPSPFTRGNASRVGESLPPRNKHRRSNSDIPFGFSSAMQSSPMLISPRVAGGLEKAMSGRENVVVTKPAPVVKRESSLGRGGDSNAEGMGERKSEGEVVDDLFSAYMNLDNIDAFNSSETDDKNGNENREDLDSRASGTKTNGGDSSDNEAESSVNESGNSLQRGGMNFDKREGIKRSAGGDIAPTTRHYRSVSMDSFMGKLNFGDESPKLPPSPGTRPGHVSPSNSIDANSPAFSLEFGNGEFSGPELKKIMANEKLAEIALTDPKRAKRILANRQSAARSKERKMRYISELEHKVQTLQTEATTLSAQLTLLQRDSVGLTNQNNELKFRLQAMEQQAQLRDALNEALTAEVRRLKLATQDLPGDSNPSKGMVSQQLPMNSQMFQLHPQQSSQPNIPQLQQQHQLPHSQGNYHQLQSQQPQAQQQNGSTAAKPETNQ; from the exons atgggTGATTGTGAAGAAGGTAATGGTGGTAACACTGATATGATGCAAAGAATTCAATCTTCTTTTGgtacttcatcttcttcaattccTAAACATCAAACTTTGTTGTCGAAGAATCAGCTTGATATAGCTCAATTGAACCCGAATCAAATGCGTGCTCGTCACTTTTCTCATTTTGCTGCTAATATTAGTGGTGATAATAGCAAAAGGGTTGGTATACCACCTTCTCATCCAAACCAAATCCCACCACTTTCACCATATTCTTCGATCCCGGTGTCTAGGCCTTTGAATCAGCAAATGGGTGTACAGAATTTTAGCCCGGGACCTGCTCATTCCCGATCTTTATCCCAACCATCATCCTTCTTTTCACTTGATTCTCTGCCCCCATTGAGCCCATCTCCTTTTAGAGACTCACCATCAACGTCAATTTCAGACCAAGTGTCCACTGATGTGTCAATGGAAGATAGGGATGCCAGTTCACATATGATATTGCCACCTTCCCCTTTTACCCGTGGCAATGCTTCAAGGGTTGGTGAAAGTTTGCCTCCACGCAATAAGCATAGAAGATCTAATAGTGATATACCATTCGGGTTTTCGTCAGCGATGCAATCTTCACCAATGCTAATTTCACCCAGGGTTGCTGGTGGTCTTGAGAAGGCGATGTCTGGTAGAGAGAATGTGGTGGTAACTAAGCCAGCACCCGTGGTTAAGAGGGAATCAAGCTTAGGGAGAGGTGGAGATAGCAATGCTGAAGGAATGGGTGAGAGAAAATCTGAAGGGGAAGTTGTGGATGATTTGTTTTCTGCATATATGAATTTGGACAACATCGATGCATTTAATTCTTCAGAGACAGATGACAAGAATGGTAATGAAAATCGTGAGGATTTGGACAGTAGAGCAAGTGGGACAAAGACGAATGGGGGCGATAGTAGTGACAATGAAGCAGAAAGCAGTGTTAATGAAAGTGGGAACAGCTTGCAAAGAGGAGGAATGAATTTTGATAAGAGGGAAGGGATTAAAAGGAGTGCAGGGGGAGACATTGCTCCTACAACTAGACATTATAGAAGTGTTTCCATGGATAGCTTCATGGGGAAGTTGAACTTTGGTGATGAGTCACCTAAACTGCCACCTTCACCAGGAACTCGGCCAGGACATGTGTCACCCAGCAATTCAATTGATGCCAATTCACCTGCCTTTAGCTTGGAGTTTGGGAATGGCGAGTTTAGTGGGCCAGAACTGAAGAAGATTATGGCTAATGAAAAACTTGCTGAGATTGCATTAACAGATCCAAAGCGAGCAAAAAG GATTTTGGCAAATCGCCAATCAGCTGCTCGTTCCAAAGAGCGGAAGATGCGTTATATTTCTGAATTGGAACACAAGGTTCAGACTTTGCAGACAGAAGCTACTACATTATCTGCTCAGTTGACACTTTTACAG AGAGATTCTGTTGGGCTCACAAATCAGAATAACGAATTGAAGTTTCGTCTTCAAGCAATGGAGCAACAAGCACAACTTAGAGATG CTCTGAATGAAGCCTTAACTGCGGAGGTTCGACGGCTGAAACTTGCTACTCAAGATCTTCCTGGGGATTCTAATCCTTCCAAGGGCATGGTCTCACAGCAGCTTCCCATGAACTCCCAGATGTTCCAGCTACACCCGCAGCAGTCTTCTCAACCCAACATTCCTCAGTTGCAACAACAGCATCAGCTACCTCATTCCCAAGGCAACTATCATCAGTTGCAATCACAGCAGCCGCAAGCACAACAGCAGAATGGGAGCACAGCCGCAAAACCTGAAACAAATCAGTAG
- the LOC123227467 gene encoding bZIP transcription factor 29-like isoform X1 has product MGDCEEGNGGNTDMMQRIQSSFGTSSSSIPKHQTLLSKNQLDIAQLNPNQMRARHFSHFAANISGDNSKRVGIPPSHPNQIPPLSPYSSIPVSRPLNQQMGVQNFSPGPAHSRSLSQPSSFFSLDSLPPLSPSPFRDSPSTSISDQVSTDVSMEDRDASSHMILPPSPFTRGNASRVGESLPPRNKHRRSNSDIPFGFSSAMQSSPMLISPRVAGGLEKAMSGRENVVVTKPAPVVKRESSLGRGGDSNAEGMGERKSEGEVVDDLFSAYMNLDNIDAFNSSETDDKNGNENREDLDSRASGTKTNGGDSSDNEAESSVNESGNSLQRGGMNFDKREGIKRSAGGDIAPTTRHYRSVSMDSFMGKLNFGDESPKLPPSPGTRPGHVSPSNSIDANSPAFSLEFGNGEFSGPELKKIMANEKLAEIALTDPKRAKRILANRQSAARSKERKMRYISELEHKVQTLQTEATTLSAQLTLLQRDSVGLTNQNNELKFRLQAMEQQAQLRDGIFQIFCMISLALNEALTAEVRRLKLATQDLPGDSNPSKGMVSQQLPMNSQMFQLHPQQSSQPNIPQLQQQHQLPHSQGNYHQLQSQQPQAQQQNGSTAAKPETNQ; this is encoded by the exons atgggTGATTGTGAAGAAGGTAATGGTGGTAACACTGATATGATGCAAAGAATTCAATCTTCTTTTGgtacttcatcttcttcaattccTAAACATCAAACTTTGTTGTCGAAGAATCAGCTTGATATAGCTCAATTGAACCCGAATCAAATGCGTGCTCGTCACTTTTCTCATTTTGCTGCTAATATTAGTGGTGATAATAGCAAAAGGGTTGGTATACCACCTTCTCATCCAAACCAAATCCCACCACTTTCACCATATTCTTCGATCCCGGTGTCTAGGCCTTTGAATCAGCAAATGGGTGTACAGAATTTTAGCCCGGGACCTGCTCATTCCCGATCTTTATCCCAACCATCATCCTTCTTTTCACTTGATTCTCTGCCCCCATTGAGCCCATCTCCTTTTAGAGACTCACCATCAACGTCAATTTCAGACCAAGTGTCCACTGATGTGTCAATGGAAGATAGGGATGCCAGTTCACATATGATATTGCCACCTTCCCCTTTTACCCGTGGCAATGCTTCAAGGGTTGGTGAAAGTTTGCCTCCACGCAATAAGCATAGAAGATCTAATAGTGATATACCATTCGGGTTTTCGTCAGCGATGCAATCTTCACCAATGCTAATTTCACCCAGGGTTGCTGGTGGTCTTGAGAAGGCGATGTCTGGTAGAGAGAATGTGGTGGTAACTAAGCCAGCACCCGTGGTTAAGAGGGAATCAAGCTTAGGGAGAGGTGGAGATAGCAATGCTGAAGGAATGGGTGAGAGAAAATCTGAAGGGGAAGTTGTGGATGATTTGTTTTCTGCATATATGAATTTGGACAACATCGATGCATTTAATTCTTCAGAGACAGATGACAAGAATGGTAATGAAAATCGTGAGGATTTGGACAGTAGAGCAAGTGGGACAAAGACGAATGGGGGCGATAGTAGTGACAATGAAGCAGAAAGCAGTGTTAATGAAAGTGGGAACAGCTTGCAAAGAGGAGGAATGAATTTTGATAAGAGGGAAGGGATTAAAAGGAGTGCAGGGGGAGACATTGCTCCTACAACTAGACATTATAGAAGTGTTTCCATGGATAGCTTCATGGGGAAGTTGAACTTTGGTGATGAGTCACCTAAACTGCCACCTTCACCAGGAACTCGGCCAGGACATGTGTCACCCAGCAATTCAATTGATGCCAATTCACCTGCCTTTAGCTTGGAGTTTGGGAATGGCGAGTTTAGTGGGCCAGAACTGAAGAAGATTATGGCTAATGAAAAACTTGCTGAGATTGCATTAACAGATCCAAAGCGAGCAAAAAG GATTTTGGCAAATCGCCAATCAGCTGCTCGTTCCAAAGAGCGGAAGATGCGTTATATTTCTGAATTGGAACACAAGGTTCAGACTTTGCAGACAGAAGCTACTACATTATCTGCTCAGTTGACACTTTTACAG AGAGATTCTGTTGGGCTCACAAATCAGAATAACGAATTGAAGTTTCGTCTTCAAGCAATGGAGCAACAAGCACAACTTAGAGATGgtatttttcaaatcttttgtaTGATATCCTTAG CTCTGAATGAAGCCTTAACTGCGGAGGTTCGACGGCTGAAACTTGCTACTCAAGATCTTCCTGGGGATTCTAATCCTTCCAAGGGCATGGTCTCACAGCAGCTTCCCATGAACTCCCAGATGTTCCAGCTACACCCGCAGCAGTCTTCTCAACCCAACATTCCTCAGTTGCAACAACAGCATCAGCTACCTCATTCCCAAGGCAACTATCATCAGTTGCAATCACAGCAGCCGCAAGCACAACAGCAGAATGGGAGCACAGCCGCAAAACCTGAAACAAATCAGTAG
- the LOC123226900 gene encoding amidophosphoribosyltransferase 1, chloroplastic-like, translated as MAATGSAATTGAATAIRNLSSSLSSNPKQPQNSPLSLLSKTLQKRSLFFSLKRPPHKTDFAVFSKNPISGFFASEESQRDDCFVSFDDGYDDKAREECGVVGIYGHPEASRLCYLALHALQHRGQEGAGIVAANDKVLQTITGVGLVSEVFNESKLDQLPGDMAIGHVRYSTAGSSMLKNVQPFVAGYKFGSVGVAHNGNLVNYKTLRAMLEDNGSIFNTGSDTEVVLHLIAISKAGPFILRILDACEKLEGAYSMVFVTEDKLVAVRDPYGFRPLVMGRRSNGAVVFASETCALDLIDAAYERDVYPGEVLVVDKDGVQSLCLMPSPGPKQCIFEHIYFALPNSVVFGRSVYKSRHAFGEILASEAPVDCDVVIAVPDSGLVAALGYAAKAGVPFQQGLIRSHYVGRTFIEPSQKIRDFGVKLKLSPVQAVLKGKRVVVVDDSIVRGTTSSKIVRLLKEAGAKEVHMRIACPPIIASCYYGVDTPSSEELISNRMSVEEIRNFIGCDSLAFLSFESLKKMLAKDSSNFCYACFSGNYPVKPTEVKVKRVGDFMDDGLNGSIESIDRGWVQGPQNMKDSQGDDEFIAFHNSSNIQH; from the coding sequence ATGGCTGCTACCGGCTCCGCCGCCACCACCGGCGCCGCTACAGCCATCCGCAACCTCTCCTCATCTCTCTCTTCTAACCCCAAACAACCCCAGAATTCCCCTCTTTCTCTCTTGTCCAAAACCCTTCAAAAAcgctctcttttcttctctctcaaaCGACCACCCCACAAAACTGATTTTGCTGTTTTCTCCAAAAACCCCATATCCGGGTTTTTTGCCAGTGAAGAAAGTCAACGAGATGACTGTTTTGTTAGCTTTGATGATGGTTATGACGATAAGGCCCGTGAAGAATGCGGTGTTGTGGGCATCTATGGTCACCCTGAAGCCTCTCGTTTGTGCTATTTAGCGTTACACGCGCTGCAACATCGTGGACAAGAAGGTGCAGGTATTGTTGCTGCGAATGATAAGGTTCTTCAAACCATTACTGGTGTTGGTTTAGTCTCGGAGGTGTTTAATGAGTCTAAACTTGATCAATTACCTGGTGATATGGCTATTGGTCATGTTAGATATTCAACTGCCGGTAGCTCTATGCTAAAAAACGTGCAACCTTTTGTTGCTGGGTATAAGTTTGGGTCTGTTGGGGTAGCACATAATGGAAATTTAGTCAATTACAAAACTTTAAGAGCTATGCTTGAAGATAATggttcaatttttaatactgGTTCTGATACTGAGGTTGTTCTTCATTTAATTGCGATATCGAAAGCAGGACCTTTCATTTTGAGGATTCTTGATGCCTGTGAAAAGCTTGAGGGTGCTTATTCTATGGTGTTTGTGACTGAGGATAAGCTTGTGGCGGTTCGTGACCCGTACGGGTTTAGACCATTGGTGATGGGTAGGAGGAGTAATGGAGCAGTGGTTTTTGCATCAGAGACTTGTGCACTGGACTTAATTGACGCTGCATATGAGAGAGACGTTTATCCTGGTGAAGTTTTGGTAGTGGATAAAGATGGGGTACAGTCACTTTGTTTGATGCCTAGCCCTGGACCAAAACAATGCATCTTTGAGCATATTTATTTCGCACTGCCTAATTCAGTTGTTTTTGGGAGGTCTGTCTACAAGTCTCGGCATGCTTTTGGAGAAATACTTGCTTCTGAGGCTCCTGTTGATTGCGATGTTGTGATTGCCGTCCCAGATTCTGGGTTGGTAGCTGCACTTGGATATGCAGCAAAAGCTGGGGTGCCATTTCAACAAGGGTTGATAAGGTCACATTATGTGGGCAGGACTTTTATTGAACCTTCACAGAAGATCAGGGACTTTGGTGTCAAGCTTAAGCTCTCACCTGTCCAAGCGGTATTGAAGGGGAAGAGAGTTGTGGTTGTGGATGACTCAATTGTCAGAGGAACTACTTCATCTAAAATTGTTAGGTTGCTCAAGGAGGCCGGTGCTAAGGAGGTTCATATGCGAATTGCCTGCCCACCAATCATTGCATCATGTTACTATGGAGTGGACACACCAAGTTCAGAGGAGTTGATTTCCAATAGGATGAGTGTTGAAGAGATTAGGAACTTCATAGGATGTGATTCCCTGGCTTTTCTGTCATTTGAGAGCTTGAAGAAGATGTTGGCAAaagattcttcaaatttttgttatgctTGCTTCTCTGGGAACTACCCAGTTAAGCCAACAGAGGTCAAAGTCAAAAGGGTTGGTGATTTTATGGATGATGGATTAAATGGAAGCATTGAATCCATTGATCGTGGTTGGGTGCAAGGACCTCAAAATATGAAAGACAGCCAGGGTGATGATGAGTTCATTGCTTTTCATAATTCGTCCAATATACAGCATTGA